One stretch of Manis pentadactyla isolate mManPen7 chromosome 10, mManPen7.hap1, whole genome shotgun sequence DNA includes these proteins:
- the LOC118923199 gene encoding 60S ribosomal protein L39-like, giving the protein MSPHKTFRIKRFLAKKQKQNRPIPQWIRMKTGNKIQYNSKRRHWRRTKLGL; this is encoded by the coding sequence ATGTCTCCTCACAAGACTTTCAGGATCAAGCGATTCCTGGccaagaaacaaaagcagaatcgTCCCATTCCTCAGTGGATTCGAATGAAAACTGGTAATAAAATCCAGTACAACTCCAAGAGGAGACATTGGAGAAGAACCAAGCTGGGTCTATAA